The following are encoded in a window of Haloarcula halophila genomic DNA:
- a CDS encoding rhodanese-like domain-containing protein — translation MDGEIGVDELESLLEDDGATVVDIRPPRAFDQAHIPGSENVPLNRLVDDVERFEGVDRIVTICPHGKSSVQAARLIASYEGFDGTVESFAPGLGGWDGPLDGDISEQSDEGPAAPF, via the coding sequence ATGGACGGCGAAATCGGCGTCGACGAACTGGAGTCGCTACTCGAAGACGACGGCGCGACCGTCGTCGATATCCGCCCGCCCCGGGCGTTCGACCAAGCCCACATTCCCGGGAGCGAGAACGTCCCGCTGAACCGTCTGGTCGACGACGTCGAGCGCTTCGAGGGCGTGGACCGGATCGTCACGATCTGCCCTCACGGGAAATCCAGCGTCCAAGCGGCCCGGCTGATCGCCTCCTACGAGGGCTTCGACGGGACAGTCGAGAGTTTCGCGCCGGGACTGGGCGGCTGGGACGGGCCACTCGACGGCGACATCTCCGAACAGTCCGACGAAGGGCCGGCTGCGCCGTTCTGA
- a CDS encoding 50S ribosomal protein L40e — MASFEEASERLLNKQICMRCNARNPQRAQQCRKCGYGKLRPKAKEPRSA, encoded by the coding sequence ATGGCTAGTTTCGAAGAAGCGTCAGAGCGACTCCTCAACAAGCAGATCTGCATGCGCTGTAACGCCCGGAACCCCCAGCGAGCACAGCAGTGCCGGAAGTGTGGCTACGGCAAACTCCGCCCGAAGGCGAAGGAACCGCGGTCCGCATAA
- a CDS encoding DUF5810 domain-containing protein — MGYTCPVCTDPQADDRHLANHIAFTAITGDTAHEEWLDDHVPDWGSMGESELADLVVEYADETEYPQVFEDTTDQGHDHHHEQDRPQGSAGQRGSRSLSEGDREVLAEARDLTRQMLDEDESDGSDADEATGDETE; from the coding sequence ATGGGGTATACCTGTCCAGTCTGTACGGACCCACAGGCCGACGATCGCCACCTCGCGAACCACATCGCGTTTACCGCGATCACCGGCGATACCGCCCACGAGGAGTGGCTCGACGACCACGTCCCCGACTGGGGGTCGATGGGCGAATCCGAGCTAGCGGACCTCGTCGTCGAGTACGCCGACGAGACTGAGTACCCACAGGTGTTCGAGGACACCACCGACCAGGGTCACGACCACCACCACGAGCAGGACCGCCCCCAGGGCAGCGCCGGCCAGCGCGGGTCGCGCTCGCTCAGCGAGGGCGACCGCGAGGTCCTCGCGGAGGCCCGGGACCTCACCCGGCAGATGCTCGACGAGGACGAGAGCGACGGTTCCGACGCGGACGAGGCGACCGGAGACGAAACCGAGTAG
- a CDS encoding acyl-CoA thioesterase: MPTIEETHIVNRERVQPGDANNYDSAHGGIVMKWMDEFGAMSAMRAARQSCVTAQMSRVDFERPIPIGDNARIESYAYATGRTSVRVHIEVSRENPHTGETEPTTSAYATFVAIEDGKPTEVPDLTAESEACEELRERALEDEP, encoded by the coding sequence ATGCCGACCATCGAGGAGACACACATCGTCAACCGCGAGCGGGTCCAGCCAGGCGACGCGAACAACTACGACAGCGCCCACGGGGGGATCGTGATGAAGTGGATGGACGAGTTCGGCGCGATGTCGGCGATGCGGGCCGCCCGCCAGTCCTGTGTCACCGCACAGATGTCCCGTGTGGACTTCGAGCGACCGATCCCCATCGGTGACAACGCCCGTATCGAGTCCTACGCGTACGCGACCGGCCGGACCAGCGTCCGGGTCCACATCGAAGTGTCACGGGAGAACCCCCACACCGGGGAGACCGAACCGACCACCAGCGCCTACGCCACCTTCGTCGCTATCGAGGACGGGAAACCGACGGAAGTGCCCGACCTGACCGCCGAGAGCGAGGCCTGCGAGGAACTGCGCGAGCGGGCTCTGGAAGACGAACCCTGA
- a CDS encoding NUDIX hydrolase — translation MTDTSEWDWPVVESAAEYETGWYTGGYDRVRQPDGSEKEYYWAELPDAVVVVATTGEELVMVEQFRPTIREQCLELPAGIVEDGESYTTAGERELREETGFAAGSLSLLEEFWCSTGVLRHRRGIVFAEGLEPVDRDLDDNEFLSVTTVPIADALDVARAEPANDATIEGILLAQAEGLL, via the coding sequence ATGACCGACACGAGCGAGTGGGACTGGCCGGTCGTCGAGTCCGCGGCCGAGTACGAGACCGGCTGGTACACCGGCGGCTACGACCGCGTGCGCCAGCCGGACGGGTCGGAGAAGGAGTACTACTGGGCCGAACTCCCCGACGCCGTCGTCGTCGTGGCGACCACGGGCGAGGAGCTCGTCATGGTCGAGCAGTTCCGGCCGACCATCCGCGAGCAGTGTCTCGAACTCCCCGCCGGGATCGTCGAGGACGGCGAATCCTACACGACCGCCGGCGAGCGAGAACTGCGCGAGGAGACCGGTTTCGCGGCCGGGAGCCTCTCCCTGCTGGAGGAGTTCTGGTGTTCGACCGGCGTCCTCCGGCACCGACGGGGGATCGTCTTCGCCGAGGGTCTGGAGCCGGTCGACCGCGACCTCGACGACAACGAGTTCCTCTCGGTGACGACCGTCCCGATTGCCGACGCGCTCGACGTCGCCCGTGCGGAACCCGCCAACGACGCGACTATCGAGGGGATCCTCCTCGCACAGGCCGAGGGGCTGTTGTAG
- a CDS encoding GNAT family N-acetyltransferase, with the protein MTTVSPDGSAESDPPTVRPAERADLLEIHRIEQTVFPQPWPFSALESYLGEDGFLVAETGDPTTAPTVAGYVVADTVPNHGTPLGHVKDLAVRPDNRREGIATALLSRALGVLAGTGAGSVKLEVRADNEEARRLYRGFDFEHRKTIPNYYSNGADAYVLVRTL; encoded by the coding sequence GTGACGACGGTGTCCCCCGACGGGTCGGCGGAATCGGACCCACCCACTGTTCGCCCGGCCGAGCGTGCGGACCTCCTGGAGATCCACCGCATCGAGCAGACGGTGTTTCCCCAACCCTGGCCGTTCTCCGCGCTGGAGAGCTATCTGGGTGAAGACGGGTTCTTAGTCGCCGAAACCGGCGATCCCACGACGGCACCGACCGTCGCGGGCTACGTCGTCGCCGACACCGTCCCGAACCACGGGACGCCGCTCGGCCACGTGAAGGATCTGGCGGTCCGGCCCGACAACCGTCGGGAGGGGATCGCCACCGCGTTACTCTCCCGGGCGCTCGGGGTTCTGGCGGGCACGGGCGCTGGCTCGGTCAAACTAGAAGTCAGGGCCGACAACGAGGAGGCGAGACGGCTCTATCGGGGATTCGACTTCGAACACCGGAAGACGATCCCGAACTACTACAGCAACGGGGCCGACGCGTACGTGCTGGTCCGAACGCTGTGA
- a CDS encoding deoxyuridine 5'-triphosphate nucleotidohydrolase gives MFKSGRFVAEELDDLRPEQIQPNGVDLTLGTVYEQVEPGFIGQDGKTVGERRELDADDDVYRLEPGGYVVQYADRVVIPEDHVGFLYPRSSLLRNSCMLDTAVWDAGYEGKGEGLLEVHHPIELEQGARIAQLVLAEAAHEGTYEGSYQRENL, from the coding sequence ATGTTCAAGAGCGGCCGTTTCGTCGCCGAGGAACTGGACGACCTCCGTCCCGAACAGATCCAGCCCAACGGCGTCGACCTCACGCTCGGGACCGTCTACGAGCAGGTCGAACCAGGCTTCATCGGACAGGACGGCAAGACTGTCGGGGAGCGCCGGGAACTCGACGCCGACGACGACGTCTATCGGCTCGAACCTGGCGGCTACGTCGTCCAGTACGCCGACCGGGTAGTCATCCCGGAGGACCACGTCGGCTTTCTCTATCCCCGGTCGTCGCTGCTGCGGAACTCCTGCATGCTGGATACGGCTGTCTGGGACGCCGGTTACGAGGGCAAAGGCGAGGGACTGCTGGAGGTCCACCACCCGATCGAACTGGAACAGGGCGCTCGCATCGCCCAACTCGTCCTCGCGGAGGCGGCACACGAGGGGACCTACGAGGGGAGCTACCAGCGCGAGAACCTCTGA
- a CDS encoding type II toxin-antitoxin system death-on-curing family toxin: protein MAAGPDSLNYLTTEDILSIHELVVESNEDTEAGVASTGDIEYTVEHIREGHFGHVPGSLHEKAYQLLRLIVVNHPFVDGNKRTALMSIRVFYALNGLEFAYDSQIKEILKALATDETAVEEGVILSYLCEHTAPLEPEYKATVELWLSRIMDAERIPGDVEPDPSESNRHGEPNDYHSDSRSEE from the coding sequence ATGGCAGCGGGACCAGACTCGCTCAACTACCTCACTACAGAGGACATCCTCTCGATTCACGAGCTGGTTGTCGAGTCGAACGAAGATACGGAGGCTGGCGTCGCCTCGACAGGCGACATCGAATACACAGTCGAGCACATCCGTGAGGGACACTTTGGTCACGTGCCCGGGTCCCTCCACGAGAAAGCGTACCAGCTGCTCCGTCTCATCGTGGTCAATCATCCGTTTGTCGACGGGAACAAGCGAACGGCACTCATGTCGATACGCGTCTTCTACGCGTTGAACGGCCTAGAGTTCGCGTATGACAGTCAGATCAAGGAGATTCTGAAAGCGTTGGCGACGGATGAGACGGCCGTCGAGGAAGGAGTCATTCTTTCTTACCTCTGCGAACACACTGCACCGCTCGAACCGGAATACAAAGCGACTGTCGAGCTCTGGTTGTCACGAATCATGGACGCTGAACGAATCCCGGGCGACGTCGAACCTGACCCGTCCGAGAGCAACCGTCACGGCGAACCGAACGATTATCACTCGGACTCGCGTAGTGAGGAGTAA
- a CDS encoding DUF5809 family protein has translation METEGQFSPSTVEAARERYDAVGPTAQVVVREVAKAMGLDPEEYDRRVTSEVVETARDVIFAESLAVTVGSRTEFEEWRAGTDHEVTVVGSEHVDNVVWHAPAFADEGVAATFQDERDAAVGTLRRQAFGRLYREVV, from the coding sequence ATGGAGACCGAGGGGCAGTTTTCGCCGTCGACAGTCGAGGCGGCCCGCGAACGCTACGACGCCGTCGGGCCGACCGCACAGGTCGTCGTCAGGGAAGTCGCGAAGGCGATGGGGCTCGACCCCGAGGAGTACGATCGGCGAGTCACGAGCGAGGTCGTCGAGACGGCTCGTGACGTCATCTTCGCGGAGTCGCTCGCGGTCACCGTCGGAAGTCGCACGGAGTTCGAGGAGTGGCGGGCCGGCACCGACCACGAGGTCACCGTCGTCGGCTCCGAACACGTCGACAACGTCGTCTGGCACGCGCCGGCCTTCGCCGACGAGGGGGTCGCCGCCACGTTCCAGGACGAACGGGACGCCGCCGTCGGGACGCTGCGCAGACAGGCCTTCGGACGCCTCTACCGCGAGGTCGTCTGA
- a CDS encoding aconitate hydratase, producing the protein MGQTLTEKILDEHLVEGELTPGEEIGIEIDQVLTQDTTGTLVWLQFEALGLEEVQTELAAQYCDHQTYQFDFKNTDDHRFLRSAAGTFGAHFSRPGNGICHNVHKENFAEPGKTMLGSDSHTPTPGGLGELAIGSGGLDVAVAMGGGAYYIEMPEVVNVRLEGELPDWATAKDVILELLRRLSVKGGVGKVLEYTGPGVETLSVPERTTITNMGTELGATSSIFPTDENTEDYLERLGREDVYEELQPDDDAEYADEIVVDLSELEPLIAEPSMPDNVVPVREVEGVDVEQVMIGSCTNGAYEDILPGAKMLEGRNIDKKTEMIVAPGSKQASEMLAREGWTAEMMAAGVNFSEATCGACIGIGHVPASDSVSLRTFNRNFEGRSGIEDDNVYLCSPEVATAAAIKGEIVDPRDLADELGDLEAPGLEMPDEYIGNSESDLIAPDEAVDDELIKGPNIGDVPLKDPLEADVGGEALLKMEDNITTDHIIPATQDILMYRSNVPKLSEFTLSRVDETFAQRALDADGGVLVAGENYGQGSSREHAALCPMYLGIETVLAQSFARIHKANLFNFGIVPLEIDEETYEKIEQGDDIEIVDDTAEAVRSGDEEFTIRVNDDWEATGHLDASEREREILAAGGKLSHTKQQHESGGAAPADD; encoded by the coding sequence ATGGGACAGACGCTAACGGAAAAGATTCTCGACGAACATCTCGTCGAAGGGGAGCTGACACCCGGCGAGGAGATCGGCATCGAGATCGATCAGGTGCTCACACAGGATACGACAGGGACGCTGGTCTGGCTTCAGTTCGAAGCCCTGGGCCTCGAAGAGGTCCAGACGGAACTGGCCGCTCAGTACTGTGACCACCAGACCTACCAGTTCGACTTCAAGAACACGGACGACCACCGGTTCCTCCGGTCGGCCGCCGGGACCTTCGGCGCGCACTTCTCGCGTCCGGGCAACGGCATCTGTCACAACGTCCACAAGGAGAACTTCGCCGAACCCGGCAAGACGATGCTGGGCTCGGACTCCCACACGCCGACCCCCGGTGGCCTGGGTGAACTCGCCATCGGCTCCGGTGGCCTCGACGTCGCCGTCGCCATGGGTGGCGGTGCCTACTACATCGAGATGCCCGAGGTCGTCAACGTTCGGCTCGAAGGCGAACTGCCCGACTGGGCCACCGCCAAGGACGTCATCCTCGAGTTGCTCCGTCGTCTCTCCGTGAAAGGCGGCGTCGGCAAGGTCCTGGAGTACACCGGCCCCGGTGTCGAGACCCTCTCCGTGCCCGAGCGGACGACGATCACCAACATGGGGACCGAACTCGGTGCGACCTCCTCGATCTTCCCGACCGACGAGAACACCGAGGATTACCTCGAACGCCTCGGTCGCGAGGACGTCTACGAGGAACTCCAGCCCGACGACGACGCCGAGTACGCCGACGAGATCGTGGTCGACCTCTCGGAGCTGGAACCGCTCATCGCCGAGCCGTCGATGCCCGACAACGTCGTTCCCGTCCGTGAAGTCGAGGGCGTCGACGTCGAGCAGGTCATGATCGGCTCCTGTACGAACGGCGCTTACGAGGACATCCTCCCCGGCGCGAAGATGCTGGAAGGGCGCAACATCGACAAGAAGACCGAGATGATCGTCGCCCCCGGTTCGAAGCAGGCGTCCGAGATGCTGGCCCGCGAGGGCTGGACCGCGGAGATGATGGCCGCCGGCGTCAACTTCTCCGAGGCGACGTGTGGTGCCTGTATCGGTATCGGCCACGTGCCCGCCAGCGACTCTGTCTCGCTGCGAACCTTCAACCGCAACTTCGAGGGCCGCTCGGGCATCGAGGACGACAACGTCTATCTCTGCTCGCCGGAAGTCGCCACCGCGGCGGCCATCAAAGGCGAGATCGTCGACCCGCGTGACCTGGCCGACGAACTGGGCGACCTGGAGGCACCCGGTCTGGAGATGCCCGACGAGTACATCGGCAACTCCGAGTCGGACCTCATCGCGCCCGACGAGGCCGTCGACGACGAACTCATCAAGGGACCCAACATCGGCGACGTGCCGCTGAAAGACCCCCTGGAGGCCGATGTCGGCGGTGAAGCCCTCCTCAAGATGGAGGACAACATCACCACCGACCACATCATCCCGGCCACGCAGGACATCCTGATGTACCGGTCGAACGTGCCGAAGCTCTCGGAGTTCACGCTCTCGCGTGTCGACGAGACCTTCGCACAGCGTGCGCTGGACGCCGACGGCGGCGTCCTCGTCGCCGGCGAGAACTACGGGCAGGGCTCCTCGCGCGAACACGCGGCGCTGTGTCCGATGTATCTCGGTATCGAGACCGTCCTCGCACAGAGCTTCGCCCGCATCCACAAGGCGAACCTCTTCAACTTCGGGATCGTCCCGCTGGAGATCGACGAGGAGACCTACGAGAAGATCGAGCAGGGCGACGACATCGAGATCGTCGACGACACCGCCGAGGCCGTCCGCTCCGGCGACGAGGAGTTCACCATCCGGGTCAACGACGACTGGGAAGCGACCGGCCACCTCGACGCCTCCGAGCGCGAACGCGAGATCCTCGCCGCAGGCGGGAAGCTCTCGCACACGAAACAGCAACACGAGAGCGGCGGCGCCGCACCTGCCGACGACTGA